Genomic window (Lycium barbarum isolate Lr01 chromosome 2, ASM1917538v2, whole genome shotgun sequence):
ATAGCGTTCATACACAAAGCCATATTACTTGCAAAGAAATTAATTTAGAAACAAAAAACGAAGAATGAGTACAGGGAAAAAGAAAATAGAGATGAAGAAaataacaaaagaatcatcaagAAAGGTGACATTCTCTGAGGGACGTAAAGGACTATTCAAGAAAGCTGTGGAACTTGAATCATCAATGACTGGTTCTCATGTTGCCATTCTTGTTTTCTCTCCTGCTGGAAAACATTACACTTGTGGTGACTTTGAAACACATTGTGGTCATGCTACTTTCCCGCTTCTATAGCCATATTATATGCTTGATTCTCACAATAAAGCTAAATTTAAATATGAGGCCTTAAGTATAGACACATATACAAAAAATTTAGTATtgccttttttatttttcatactttgTCTTTTACTTCATATAGtaacattattatttatattagTGATGATCAATTCAAGTCAATAAGATATTAGTCATGTGTTTTAAAGACATTACCTAAAATGTTAttgtaaaaactttatttaataatatgaatATTTGAGTAGTTTAGTTCAAGATTTTAAAATATTGCACTTAAAACATGGAtagtattttttctttcttttgtaatATATATTTTGTACTTTCTTTTACAATCTTCAATATTATCTAACATAAACTTAAATCATAAAATTCATCGATAAATAGTTATGGggcctcaaaagtttggaggccTAAAGCAAAAGCTTTACTAGCATCGCCCTCTAGCTAACCCTGCttacaacttgtaattatatataacataattttacaagtataaatatatAACGAAATAAAAAATATTATGAAGTACAAATCATCTCTaatatcttaactttcaaacaataaaaaaaaatctcaatttcttaaaataatattacTATCACACTGTTCATTTTGTATCAATAAACTTTATCCGTATTATAAACTTAACTCCTtcgtaaataaaattaaaattactaATATATGATAATTTTGGTGCACAAGACAAAAGAGTAATGACAATTGACAATGTAGAATTGGccatgtatttttaaaagaattatTGACACTGACGATGTTATGAATAGTAAATATGTAACACTAGAATTGTTAATAGATTCAAGAATTTTGATCTGGGCATGTCCATTTTGAGGTTATATGGGATTCTTTCAATGTGGAAACATGTCATCATGTGGAAGCATAATGTTGATGTTGAAAGCACACTTGGAAAAGACCAGAGAAAAACTTGTGGAATCTGAGTTTTTTGAGTCTTTGTGGTTATAGGGGTAGAAGGTTTTCTAGGGGTTGATTCAGTTTGTcgtttttgtttttaaattacTTCGATTGCTGTGACATGAGTTTGTACAGTTATTTTGATGATTTTGTTTTTGTAGGGGGCCACAGAAGAGAGGAATCTGAGTATCTTCTGTGTGTCTATGAGTTTATAGTATTTTTGTTGTAGGTTTTACTTCAAGAATTAAGGcattttatttcatgatttttgatTTGGGCCTGTCGATTATCTGTTTCTCGAAATTTCTCTTCATGAGTTTTCTTTCATAATGTTCGATTAACTGAGTGAGAGTTCTTAAAAACTATTTATGTTTGTGGTGGTAGGTATATTGAGTGGCTAAATCTTGATTGGCAATTCAAAGAGAATTTGAACTGGGTTCGATTTTGAGTATACAAAATTAATTTCTTGacatcaagattcaagaatcttgATCTCGGCATGTCCATTTTGAGTTTATAATAttaatttcttgattttgtttttgTAGTTGACCAGAGAAGACAGGAATCTGAGTGTATTTGTCGTGTCTGTTTGTTTCAACGATTCTTCTTAGGGGACTAGAGAGTTCTGTAAGGGTTAATTAAGTTTGTTTCAGTGATTTCTTTTAACAAAAAAATTTATCTATACAAAGTATCTGAATATTTTTGTTGCAGGTTTTACTTCAATTTTTGTGCAGCAAGAATAAGCATCTTATTTCATGTTTTTGATATGGGCATGTCGATTATCTGTTTGTCAAAGTTTATCTTCATGACTTTTCTTTCACAATGTTCATTTAACTTGTACTGGATGAGAGTTCGTAAACATTGTGTGTTTATGGTAGTAGCTATACTGAGAAATTAAATCTTGATTGGCAGTTCAAAGAGAAATTTGAATTAAGGTGAAATGTTCAAGTTTGGTTTTAACAAGACCTGTCTGAATTATGATTCCGAATTTTCTGCCATATCATACAATAATTTCTCAGTTATTATTATAAAAGAAGATTATCAATCTAGTGTCGGAAAATTAATTCGGAGGACCTGTTTGCTATTATTCCTTTTCTTTTACAGGGGCCTAAACTCACTGAGCATTCTCCTCTTAAAATCTAGTAATAAGATAAAAGGAagttgatgaaaaatgaaaacaAGGAATGAAAATGTCGAATGGGAAGCACGAAAACACTTAAAGCCATAAAGAAGAATATGAGTATTTCcttttactttctctttcttttggAGGTGGGGATGGTGGTCCTGGCAAAAATCCAATGTTCTACTTTAGGATGAAGATAGAAGCTCCACTTGAGAGTTATGATTTAATCATTGGGAAAATGAGAGTGGAAGTGGCATCTCTTTGTGCATTCAACTTtttctctgtgtgtgtgtgtgtttgtatgtatatacgtatgtgtgtgaGCTTATAAAATTTAGAACTTTTGAAAGGGTTGATCCTGTAATCTCGACTAGTGCTCAAATACAAGTTGAACTTTTTTAGTCTTGGTATTGAACTTGTTTAGTCTTGGTAACATCCCCTTTTAAGTAGAAAAGAAGAGAACAAAAAGGCTTAGCATTCATCTGAGGTTTTTTCATGATTGATTTACATGGCATGTAGAATTATTTGAAGTGAAATGATTTAATTACACTGCACTCATGGATATCAAAAAATAATTACACTGCACTCATTTGTATAGTTGTTCTCTCTACATCATATGGAATAATACTGCTTGCGCCTTCTGTACAGGGTGAAAATGACTAACTTGAAACTATCATTTGTGCTAGACTTTTTCTGTACTTGTAATACACCACTACAGGGGGATCCAACCCTGCCATTTTTAAGATGAAGTCAAAGCAAGGAGTTAGTACCGTTATGTTtggaaaaaaagaaattaaagattGCGCCCTTCTTTaataaataattttgaagggaGGATACAAAAAGGGTAGTGGAAGTTTTGATACTCCATATAGGCAAGTGCTCAATACTGGCAACATGTGCTTTTGTTATTATCATTGGTTCGTATTACATGATAAACACATTTGTTCTGCAATGAGGACTGTCAAAAGTTCCATTTGCCTTTTAATAGTTCTTCGTTTTTTGAGTAGAAGTTCAATAGACAAACCTTAATCATTCCTGTTTCTGTACCGCATATAATTATGTCATTTGCTGTCAGAAGACTTGTTATCTTGCTGCCTGCTGATAATCTTCCAACTTTGTGCTGTGTTCCTCTCAGCCAAATCTGTTTGCCTCATGTATTCATGGGTTAGTATGCTCATTACTTAACATGGTAAATTTTGTGTAAGCGAGTTGAGGAATGAGCATATATTTAGTACTCATTCATTGGATCATATGCTGTTCCCAAGGTGATTTTCACTAAATAGAGAgagtttaatttttttcctttgggATGTGACTTTCTAGAAATATCAAATTTAAAAATCAGTTTCTATGTAAGATATGCCCAGTACCTGGATGTTGCTCATTGACGCACTGCAAATTAAATATATGAAGTCCTCCACTACTTCTATTGCCAACACATTGGCTCCCTTTTCTGGTGACACTGAAATTTGGGGCTTCTTGTTTTTTCTCCAGTCCTGCATCAGTGGCGGTGTCAATGAAAGAGTTACTTACTCCACATCAGTATCTTGGATTTGTTACCTTTATATGTGAAGCTTCAATTGTTGAACTTGCACTGTATAGCCAGTCCTTATATACGGCTAATGAGTTCACAGCCTTGTTTTTCATAATCCAACTCTTTGATGGTGCTTTGATCTCTTGCTGCCTGCTGTTTGCTATAGCTAACTCCTGCATTGAGTAATTAGTTATTTGTAACTCAATTGCTGAATGAGTTGTTTTATATGAGTCCGAAACAAGATCTGACCCTGACCTGTATGCTTGAATCTGTGCAGCCTACATACAGCTTTCCGTTTGTCAATGTTCCACACCTTATGGATTTATTCTTTAGATACTTACTGGCTTTCCGTGATCCATCAAACACCTATAAAAGAGCAAGTCTTGGTAGTGTAATACACTATCTTAACAATCATTCCAGAACTTGACTGCTCAGACATGACTAAGATCCAATTGGTAATTATTTCTTCTGAATGTAATGATCATTTATATCTACCTTCATTTTGTGGCTCTGGCTAACAGCAAAAATCAGTTCTCCGTGTGCGTTGATATTTTGAATTGGATCTTTCGTCAGTATAGTCTCTATACACTCAAGCTTTCTTTCAAGCATTTGCCACATCTGCATAAATGAAAGACTCATCCATTAAAAATGCAGTTTTAGCATGCCCTTCAGTCACCGTTAACTCAAAATTTGGTTGGTTACTGGTTACCTTTATTGTTTTATCAGCAGAACCACTCAACAGGCAATTCCCTGATCCAGAAATCGAAAAGCATGTCACGGCCTTTTTATGCTCCCTCACATCCCGAACAAGTGTTGCTTCTTGTCCTTTGATGTCCCATGCCTATGATGTAAAACCATCAGATATATTACACTGGAAATCTAACACTATGAACATATCTAGGAAAAACTCATCATCCTAGAAGACAACTTATCAAGAGGTCATTATCTTCTTGTTAATGCGAACCGTAAGTTTAGAGGCAAGAAGTATGAAGCACATAAAAGTGGCTAACCTTGATTGAACCATCTGCATGTCCGCTGTAAAGCTCTCCGTTATAGTAGGTGAGCGATGTTACTGCTCCACTAAGGTTACTACTCATTTCGAGAATCTGTGTGTGAACGCAAGATATTCTCTGCTCTTACCATAGCAAAGAAAAACTGTTTAGAAATGAATAATTGTATGATGATAAATACTCCttatgtcccaatttatgtgacacactttcCTTTCAGGCTatccaaaaaaaaatgttacttttttatatttagaaacaatttaactttagaattctcattttactcttaatgagaGGATTTACAGCCACAAAATGTCtaagacttgttttagaccacaagcttaaaaagtcttcctttctttcttaaactttgcgCCCAGTCTACTAGTGTCACATAAATTTGGGACGGCGGGAGTAACAAATTTCTCATATATGCATCATTACAACACAACACCTCCATTTCTGAGGGTTACTTAGTGATCTATACCAAAATATTTACTTCATTTGGAGTTCCTCAATGAGGTACGACTCGTAAGCCCACCACATTATAGTAAGAGACTAGTTTCCTTTTGTGTCTTTAGTTTCGGACCTGCATCTTCTTATCTATCATATATTTGtttgatttcttgaaattttttctTCATTGTGTCTTATGCCAGGAGTTTTTTTAGTTTACTGAGAGACTTGCATGCAACGTAGAATATGTGAAGTTTATAGAACCTTTAGTTTTACAAAACCCCTAATTTGCCTTAAAAAGACAAATATTTGGTATCGAGATGAAATTGGCCCGGATATGAGAAATGATTTCAAATGGGAAATCTTTTTCCTGTTACATGAATCCAATGGCCAACTAGTTTGAGATTGAGTTGATTGATTGTAGACATTCATCTTTAAGTGGATCTTTACTTTGTTAATGCCTCTCTGCTTTTTGAAGTTCTCTTTAATCCTTGTTCTGCATTTTAGTAAATAAGGCCAAATTTCGGTTCCTATGCAGGAAAAGATCCCAGTTGCCAACCTTGTTATAGTTCTTGCAAGGATGTGGCTAATACAGTGATGATAAGAGGTTATATTGAAGATAAGACTGTATTACTTGTTTATTATGCAAATTCTATACATTCACTTGTATTAGATGCGATGATCAGGTAGAGATGACTGGTATAAGTGGTGGCATTATGGTGCTGTTAAGTGTTAACATCACTGCAGTCACAAtgtaaaaagaaatctgatgtcTACTTACCCACTTGTTTGGCTGGATATAGTCGGCAACCTTAAGTAATTCTTCTGACATCCAACTGATGCCGGAGAGGCGTCTTAGTGACTCTCTAACTCCTTCTGAAAAGTTGACTAGCTTTTTCATCCCTGTAAGAGTTTTCCATTTCAGGCACATGTTTTAAGTGAAAGCAAGTCAACTTAGCATAGTGGGTGACATCCAAGCGGAAAAAAGTGCATGTTTGAAGTGAAGCTAAATTAACTTATTATACAGGTGACATAAAAAGCAGAAAAAAGCTGTCTGACCAACATTAAGTTTCGTGATTTTTGGGAGTGCGAGTTAAGAGGAATAGGTGTACGATTTACACAGGTATAGTTTGGACACACGCCGTCATTTTGAGTATTAGTAAAATTCATGATAGACAGACAGCGACTGTCTTGTGAAATTTTCGTTGTATTTACAGGTATTGCCCTCTACTCATTCTACAGTATCATAAGTTTCTTCAATTTCCAGCTGTTAGTACTCTCTTTGTAGGTTTTTTGAATTGGTGAAAGCAAAATCATTATTTCTTTTGCCATTCAAAGCTTTACTGTTTGGCTGTTAGCTAAGTCTTTACTGTACACTAAAAAATATCTGGTAACTGAACTATAATACTGTGCTATGCTGATAACTTGTGAACAATCTAAAGACCTTCTAATTGTTTGAGCAGCTAGAAGTTCTTCCTTGTTTTGATTCAAAATTTTGAATTTCAGACTACTTTTCAAATCCTCAAATTTAAATTAATGCATGTTTCTAGATTTACCTCTTCCGGAAGTATAATAATAGATACAAAGACATCCTAGTAGCCTTTCTTCAAGCTCCAGTCCTGGATGCACAAATTGCTCAATTCTACTAAGTAAGATCTCACAGGCTGCATATCTCAAATCATCTGGGGCTTTCATGATTTCAGACCCCAGCCATGCAGTAATGGCAAGACAATCACGGGAAGTACTCCTTGATTTGCTCTTAAGTCCTTTCTCTATAGCATGGAATAGAGGACTGCCAAACTTTAAGAAGCGCCTCGCTACTTTGCTGCACCATGTCTCTATGGTAATGTCCTGTTAGTTCATGGAGTCTTTAGAACAAGTAAACAACTGATGGGTGTGGTAGAGTGTAAAAAATTAGTACATGGTAGCCAAATTCGGTATAGACCTTGGTGCATCTAAGCAAATATAAAATAGTACAAACTTCTGATGAAGAATAATACATGAGGATAAAAATGTTCTTTTGCATAGTAATGAATGGTAGCCACTGGTGCATAACTTCAGAATACCACTGTTTATCAATAGTTTATGTGAAAGTGGACAACAACAACTGAACGATATGGATCATAATGCCACTGTCTGAGAACTCTCAAAAACTAAGTAATAGGTTATACTGTAGTGCTGATTGTGTGGCCATGTGTTTGTAAGAAACTAGTATATAGTGTAGTTGTAACAACTTATCTCTAAGATAGAAGACTACTTTTTACATTAAAAGGCAAAATAAATTATCACTATGAGACAAGAACCCCCGCAAGACTCTAGCAGAAAATGTGAGTAGCTGGAGATCAGTATCTCAAAGAGTAAGGCTGAAAAATTGAAAGGACAATGTAAATTCCACAAAATCATTGTTGAGGACTGTTGAGATAAAACTTAAATTCCAAATCATCCCTAGCTCTTGATCAACACCTACATGACCCTACATTGCACCAGGGTTAATTGAATCTTGAAAGCACAAATTACCTGTAGACATTTATCAGAAAAGTCAACATTCTTTATCATGTTCTTGTGTTGCAGTGAAGTCAAACCAGCCTTTTTAAGCAGCCATGGTATTGTGTAGGATTCTCCTGACCACGAGCAGGTTCCACCAAGGTTGGATAGGATGAATGCTGATAGAGCCTGTGTTGTAGAATTCTCCTCACATGCCACTGACTCGAGTAGGGCTTCCATAGCCTCTTCACAAATTACAAATTTACTTGATGTTTCCTGAAAATTTGTCATTGTCAAAGGTTCATGGTTACCCCTCTTGTTTTGTAAGTAAATGTACAAGATATATGGATTACCTTAGTTTCATAGGGACAGAAACCAGATATAGGTAAATTTTAACTTTTTGGTTatagaaagaatgaaagaaaataaaCATATCCAAGTTTTCTGCTCTGTGTAGTGTTTTGTGGTAATTTTGTTAATCCATAAAatgtaaactttttttttctttttcttcgtGTACTTCATTGCCCAATATCATGAATTTTGTTCTATCCCTGTACGCCTGGAACATTCTCAGCTCAACATATGCTGTTCTATTGCAGGTGTTTAGTTACACAAACCTGCTCGTTCTTTTATTGttaaacacatttttttttaccATATACTTCGAAAGACAACACTTCAATATGCTTACCAGCATGTCTAACTGAAGCAACAAATTTGCTGCCAAAACTTTGTACTCTGGTTGTGACTTTTGGATGAGGAGCAATAATGCACACATACTGTTGTTGCTTCCGTCCTGTTGTATTTTCTGCAGTACCTCAATGCCTGATGACCTGATGCAAAACAGATTGAATATGTTCTGAAGTATTGTTAATGGTCACTTTGTTCTAAGAAGTATGTTGTATAAGGAAGAACATGTTGTTTATGGTAACTTTGTTCATTACGGCACATACGTCTTTTAGATGAGATAATATGTCGAGTAGTTGGATTCTTTCAGTCTTGTTCATCCACAAGATAACAAATTATGGTGAATGAAACCTGGGGAAAGGTGTCACTGATTTGCTTCTGTGAACAAAATATTAGCTTGCTTATTACATCTCCATTATCACTAATCCTATGCTGATATTACCGTCCAGTTTTCATATTCTTGAGAGTTCTTATCGTGATCAATATCAAGGTCATTTCCTTCCCCAGCAGAGGATAAAGAAAATGGAGAATAAGTAGATAGTTTCATACCTTGGAATTCGCAGCAATTCATGAAAAAACTGCAATGCAATTGACGTTGCACGCTCATGGTTGCTTCTCAAAAGAGAGATAAATGGGGCCAGTGGAGCAGAATGGTTTATGTGTTTTCTGCATTGACCGTCGAATTGCATACATCTGATAAGAATAGCTGCCAGAGCAATAATCTCTTCCAGGTTGTTGTTTCTTGAGACATCCAATAGCCCTGAGAGTACTTTGGGTGAGCTGATCACAGCTAATTGTGTTTCGCTCGATGTATAGTCGAATGCAGTGACTAGTGCTTCCATAATCATTAATGACGCTGCTGGAGGTGTTATCCGTAGTGTTGTTAGGCTACATTTGTAACTGTTTGAAGCACACACCACATCCACAAGACTTGGTAAAAGTTCTAATGTCTTGATTTCTACAGGAGATGGATTTATAAAGTAAATTAGTATAGCGGCTTCATGAACATTTTTCTTAAGAGCAGTTGCCAAATGATTCAACTGTAA
Coding sequences:
- the LOC132626786 gene encoding putative E3 ubiquitin-protein ligase LIN-1 — translated: MSHTNSMASVSSSSATTPSPVFSYEDDKLDLESVRAVVAVINQHITALLADTKSWKCLKLKCSSKFDVCSNRGYLEFSEQSILSNLYWGIESIEAALQAAKWSEERTSRLQNSENMLQVPASLDEHGETAGIPNSYLIGYSYFYLSVVRKLQGDEWQVAMHFLQALVVSPRLLHTEIATDLCRRLSVLCFDHKPHSEEFTSENEVYAVMVKMARRYKAWLMYYQIMSSGDEASSISSTHHELQQIASKKSRSTRSSNLCKHGNKQCTCPNFEKMHPFNTQNDAKNEEEKTFITSNEFIEKNQVAITELRSRVADIPKNSTTKCLKDVLLDSESETPIYLDCSDSSSANENFHEEYAKYLEITSNWSLENQQIEAFYQNQKSSRSSLLLESLVCKSQISGVEIPNSLSRRFSSSFNHTDLSAEGSRGLKTHIHLSGNNEAVTMQQIIDSRSNRYPVSMTLCDYQLCKTQHPRISSRQKNRCKKTLKEISEYVEEKSQVEQAALLEKIISKLCFSEEFGDYKDHTVDLTTIYELLNNKTGLKYSLLKDIIIDQLLRAISTSKEEHVIRESVSVLSIIISRNRSLVDDVKRKGLQLNHLATALKKNVHEAAILIYFINPSPVEIKTLELLPSLVDVVCASNSYKCSLTTLRITPPAASLMIMEALVTAFDYTSSETQLAVISSPKVLSGLLDVSRNNNLEEIIALAAILIRCMQFDGQCRKHINHSAPLAPFISLLRSNHERATSIALQFFHELLRIPRSSGIEVLQKIQQDGSNNSMCALLLLIQKSQPEYKVLAANLLLQLDMLETSSKFVICEEAMEALLESVACEENSTTQALSAFILSNLGGTCSWSGESYTIPWLLKKAGLTSLQHKNMIKNVDFSDKCLQDITIETWCSKVARRFLKFGSPLFHAIEKGLKSKSRSTSRDCLAITAWLGSEIMKAPDDLRYAACEILLSRIEQFVHPGLELEERLLGCLCIYYYTSGRGMKKLVNFSEGVRESLRRLSGISWMSEELLKVADYIQPNKWRISCVHTQILEMSSNLSGAVTSLTYYNGELYSGHADGSIKAWDIKGQEATLVRDVREHKKAVTCFSISGSGNCLLSGSADKTIKMWQMLERKLECIETILTKDPIQNINAHGELIFAVSQSHKMKVFDGSRKASKYLKNKSIRCGTLTNGKLYVGCTDSSIQELAIANSRQQEIKAPSKSWIMKNKAVNSLAVYKDWLYSASSTIEASHIKDWRKNKKPQISVSPEKGANVLAIEVVEDFIYLICSASMSNIQIWLRGTQHKVGRLSAGSKITSLLTANDIIICGTETGMIKGWIPL